One genomic window of Meleagris gallopavo isolate NT-WF06-2002-E0010 breed Aviagen turkey brand Nicholas breeding stock chromosome 22, Turkey_5.1, whole genome shotgun sequence includes the following:
- the LOC100545545 gene encoding protein FAM83D-like, protein MIALVMDSFTDTDIFTDLLEACSQRQVKAYILLDQSSFSHFLKMCRDLGVDLEQEKLMRVRNITGNTYYTRSGAKIVGKVREKFMLIDGIRVTTGSYSFTWMDGKLNSSNILILSGPAVAHFDQEFRTLYAHSKPVNLNEFSSSKKNKVFDELVRITVASRDLTRENFLRMEFLYLRAFVGNLKRKRNWMHASREAVYVSSNAMHVSPPLTKRNGSLVMRPHWIIER, encoded by the exons ATGATTGCCCTGGTCATGGATTCCTTCACAGATACGGATATCTTCACGGACCTCTTGGAAGCTTGTAGCCAGCGGCAAGTCAAAGCATATATCCTTCTAGATCAGTCTTCATTTTcccactttctgaaaatgtGCAGGGATCTAGGAGTTGATCTCGAGCAGGAGAAG TTGATGAGAGTTCGAAATATCACTGGGAACACATACTACACGAGGTCAGGTGCCAAAATTGTTGGAAAAGTCCGTGAAAAGTTCATGCTAATTGATGGCATTAGAGTGACAACAGGTTCCTATAG TTTTACATGGATGGATGGGAAGCTGAACAGCAGTAACATTTTGATCCTGTCAGGTCCTGCAGTTGCACACTTTGACCAGGAATTTCGGACTCTTTATGCACACTCAAAGCCTGTCAACCTCAACGAGTTCTCCAGCAGCAAGAAGAATAAGGTGTTTGATGAGCTGGTCAGGATTACAGTGGCTTCTAGAGACTTAACCAGGGAAAACTTTCTGAGAATGGAGTTTTTATATCTTAGAGCATTTGTAGGAAATCTAAAAAGGAAGCGAAACTGGATGCATGCCTCGAGGGAAGCAGTCTATGTGTCAAGTAATGCAATGCATGTTTCTCCACCACTGACTAAGAGGAATGGCTCTCTAGTTATGAGGCCACACTGGATCATAGAGAGATGA
- the DHX35 gene encoding probable ATP-dependent RNA helicase DHX35 isoform X1 — protein MAAPVGPVKFWKPGTEGPGVSVSEERQSPAESSGVTVIYNPYASLSIEQQRQKLPVFKLRNHILYLVESYQTLVIVGETGCGKSTQIPQYLAEAGWTAEGRVVGVTQPRRVAAVSVAGRVADERGAVLGHEVGYCIRFDDCTDPQATRIKFLTDGMLVREMMADPLLTRYSVLMLDEAHERTLYTDIAIGLLKKIQKKRGDLRLIVASATLDAEKFKDFFNQNDTGDPSKDTSVILTVEGRTFPVDIFYIQSPVPDYVKSTVETAMKIHQMENDGDILAFLTGQEEVETVVSMLIEQARALSRTGMKKHLRVLPMYAGLPSPDQMKVFERVSRSVRKVIVATNVAETSITIHGIAYVIDCGFVKLRAYNPKTAIECLVVVPVSKASANQRAGRAGRNRSGKCYRLYTEEDFEKLPKSTVPEMQRSNLAPVILQLKALGIDNVLRFPFLSPPPAQSMVQALELLYALGGLDMHCRLTEPLGMRIAEFPLNPMFAKMLLESGNFGCSQEILTIAAMMQIQNIFLIPPNQKSQAARQHRKFAVEEGDHLTMLNVYEAFVKHSKSSQWCQEHFLNYKGLVRASVVREQLKKLLVRFKVPKKSSEGDPDPVLRCIVSGFFANAAKFHSTGAYRTIRDDHELHIHPTSVLYAEKPPRWVVYNEVIQTAKYYMRDVTAIESAWLVELAPHFYQQGTVRNRHKAQTHLSLKAKRAKVDDH, from the exons ATGGCGGCGCCCGTGGGACCGGTGAAGTTTTGGAAGCCGG GCACAGAAGGTCCTGGCGTCAGCGTCTCGGAGGAGAGGCAGAgtcctgcagagagcagtggtgTAACAGTCATCTATAATCCTTATGCTTCTCTCTCTATTGAACAACAGAGACAAAAGCTGCCTGTTTTTAAG CTAAGAAATCACATACTTTATCTAGTGGAGAGCTATCAAACTCTGGTGATTGTTGGAGAAACAGGATGTGGGAAGTCAACGCAAATTCCACAG TATCTAGCAGAAGCTGGCTGGACAGCTGAAGGAAGAGTGGTTGGGGTGACACAGCCTCGCCGAGTTGCTGCTGTTTCA GTTGCAGGCCGAGTTGCTGATGAAAGGGGTGCAGTGTTGGGTCATGAAGTTGGATATTGCATTCGTTTTGATGACTGCACAGATCCACAGGCTACAAGAATTAAG TTTCTAACCGATGGTATGCTGGTAAGGGAGATGATGGCTGATCCTCTGTTAACAAGGTACAG TGTTCTCATGCTGGATGAAGCCCATGAAAGGACTCTTTATACAGATATTGCCATTGGATTACtaaaaaag ATTCAAAAGAAACGTGGAGATCTTCGACTGATTGTGGCTTCAGCCACCTTGGATGCAGAG aAATTCAAGGATTTCTTTAACCAAAATGATACTGGTGACCCCAGCAAAGATACCAGTGTGATCCTTACTGTGGAGGGGAGGACGTTTCCAGTTGACATCTTTTACATACAGAG TCCTGTTCCTGATTATGTAAAATCAACTGTGGAAACTGCAATGAAAATTCACCAGATGGAGAATGATGGTGATATACTGGCATTTTTGACTGGCCAG GAGGAAGTGGAGACTGTTGTTTCTATGCTTATAGAACAGGCTCGGGCCCTTTCTCGCACTGGAATGAAGAAGCATCTCCGTGTTCTCCCCATGTATGCTGGGCTGCCTTCTCCTGATCAGATGAAAGTATTTGAGAGAGTTTCTCGCAGTGTCAGGAAG GTGATAGTGGCCACCAACGTTGCTGAGACTTCTATCACAATTCATGGAATTGCGTATGTCATCGATTGTGGTTTTGTGAAGCTTCGAGCCTACAATCCAAAAACAGCCATTGAATGCCTTGTGGTGGTACCGGTGTCCAAAGCTTCAGCTAATCAGAGAGCAGGACGTGCAGGCCGGAACCGCTCTGGGAAATGTTACAGGCTTTATACAG AGGAAGACTTTGAGAAGTTGCCCAAGTCCACTGTTCCTGAGATGCAGCGCAGTAACCTTGCACCTGTCATCTTGCAGCTGAAAGCTCTGGGAATTGACAACGTGCTCAGGTTCCCCTTCCTTTCG ccACCTCCTGCACAGTCAATGGTACAAGCCTTAGAATTACTGTATGCTTTAGGAG GCTTGGATATGCACTGCCGTTTAACTGAGCCTCTGGGAATGAGAATAGCAGAGTTTCCTCTGAATCCAATGTTTGCAAAGATGCTTCTGGAATCAG GAAATTTTGGCTGCTCCCAGGAGATTTTAACAATTGCTGCAATGATGCAAATTCAGAACATCTTTTTGATCCCTCCGAATCAAAAATCTCAAGCT GCCAGGCAACACAGAAAGTTTGCTGTGGAGGAAGGTGATCATCTCACTATGCTTAATGTTTATGAAGCCTTTGTCAAA cacagcaaaagtTCTCAGTGGTGTCAGGAACACTTTCTGAACTACAAAGGACTTGTTAGAGCTTCTGTTGTAAGAGAGCAGCTCAAAAAGCTTCTTGTACGCTTTAAAGTGCCAAAGAAGTCCAGTGAAG gtGATCCAGATCCTGTTCTAAGATGCATAGTTTCTGGATTCTTTGCTAACGCAGCTAAATTCCACTCTACTGGAGCTTACAG GACTATCCGTGATGACCATGAACTTCATATCCACCCTACTTCAGTACTGTATGCAGAGAAACCTCCACGCTG GGTAGTATACAACGAAGTCATACAGACAGCCAAGTACTACATGAGAGATGTAACTGCCATCGAATCTGCATGGCTCGTGGAGCTGGCACCTCATTTTTACCAGCAAGGAACGGTACGGAATCGGCATAAAGCCCAAACG
- the DHX35 gene encoding probable ATP-dependent RNA helicase DHX35 isoform X2: MAAPVGPVKFWKPGTEGPGVSVSEERQSPAESSGVTVIYNPYASLSIEQQRQKLPVFKLRNHILYLVESYQTLVIVGETGCGKSTQIPQYLAEAGWTAEGRVVGVTQPRRVAAVSVAGRVADERGAVLGHEVGYCIRFDDCTDPQATRIKFLTDGMLVREMMADPLLTRYSVLMLDEAHERTLYTDIAIGLLKKIQKKRGDLRLIVASATLDAEKFKDFFNQNDTGDPSKDTSVILTVEGRTFPVDIFYIQSPVPDYVKSTVETAMKIHQMENDGDILAFLTGQEEVETVVSMLIEQARALSRTGMKKHLRVLPMYAGLPSPDQMKVFERVSRSVRKVIVATNVAETSITIHGIAYVIDCGFVKLRAYNPKTAIECLVVVPVSKASANQRAGRAGRNRSGKCYRLYTEEDFEKLPKSTVPEMQRSNLAPVILQLKALGIDNVLRFPFLSPPPAQSMVQALELLYALGGLDMHCRLTEPLGMRIAEFPLNPMFAKMLLESGNFGCSQEILTIAAMMQIQNIFLIPPNQKSQAARQHRKFAVEEGDHLTMLNVYEAFVKHSKSSQWCQEHFLNYKGLVRASVVREQLKKLLVRFKVPKKSSEGDPDPVLRCIVSGFFANAAKFHSTGAYRTIRDDHELHIHPTSVLYAEKPPRWVVYNEVIQTAKYYMRDVTAIESAWLVELAPHFYQQGTHLSLKAKRAKVDDH, encoded by the exons ATGGCGGCGCCCGTGGGACCGGTGAAGTTTTGGAAGCCGG GCACAGAAGGTCCTGGCGTCAGCGTCTCGGAGGAGAGGCAGAgtcctgcagagagcagtggtgTAACAGTCATCTATAATCCTTATGCTTCTCTCTCTATTGAACAACAGAGACAAAAGCTGCCTGTTTTTAAG CTAAGAAATCACATACTTTATCTAGTGGAGAGCTATCAAACTCTGGTGATTGTTGGAGAAACAGGATGTGGGAAGTCAACGCAAATTCCACAG TATCTAGCAGAAGCTGGCTGGACAGCTGAAGGAAGAGTGGTTGGGGTGACACAGCCTCGCCGAGTTGCTGCTGTTTCA GTTGCAGGCCGAGTTGCTGATGAAAGGGGTGCAGTGTTGGGTCATGAAGTTGGATATTGCATTCGTTTTGATGACTGCACAGATCCACAGGCTACAAGAATTAAG TTTCTAACCGATGGTATGCTGGTAAGGGAGATGATGGCTGATCCTCTGTTAACAAGGTACAG TGTTCTCATGCTGGATGAAGCCCATGAAAGGACTCTTTATACAGATATTGCCATTGGATTACtaaaaaag ATTCAAAAGAAACGTGGAGATCTTCGACTGATTGTGGCTTCAGCCACCTTGGATGCAGAG aAATTCAAGGATTTCTTTAACCAAAATGATACTGGTGACCCCAGCAAAGATACCAGTGTGATCCTTACTGTGGAGGGGAGGACGTTTCCAGTTGACATCTTTTACATACAGAG TCCTGTTCCTGATTATGTAAAATCAACTGTGGAAACTGCAATGAAAATTCACCAGATGGAGAATGATGGTGATATACTGGCATTTTTGACTGGCCAG GAGGAAGTGGAGACTGTTGTTTCTATGCTTATAGAACAGGCTCGGGCCCTTTCTCGCACTGGAATGAAGAAGCATCTCCGTGTTCTCCCCATGTATGCTGGGCTGCCTTCTCCTGATCAGATGAAAGTATTTGAGAGAGTTTCTCGCAGTGTCAGGAAG GTGATAGTGGCCACCAACGTTGCTGAGACTTCTATCACAATTCATGGAATTGCGTATGTCATCGATTGTGGTTTTGTGAAGCTTCGAGCCTACAATCCAAAAACAGCCATTGAATGCCTTGTGGTGGTACCGGTGTCCAAAGCTTCAGCTAATCAGAGAGCAGGACGTGCAGGCCGGAACCGCTCTGGGAAATGTTACAGGCTTTATACAG AGGAAGACTTTGAGAAGTTGCCCAAGTCCACTGTTCCTGAGATGCAGCGCAGTAACCTTGCACCTGTCATCTTGCAGCTGAAAGCTCTGGGAATTGACAACGTGCTCAGGTTCCCCTTCCTTTCG ccACCTCCTGCACAGTCAATGGTACAAGCCTTAGAATTACTGTATGCTTTAGGAG GCTTGGATATGCACTGCCGTTTAACTGAGCCTCTGGGAATGAGAATAGCAGAGTTTCCTCTGAATCCAATGTTTGCAAAGATGCTTCTGGAATCAG GAAATTTTGGCTGCTCCCAGGAGATTTTAACAATTGCTGCAATGATGCAAATTCAGAACATCTTTTTGATCCCTCCGAATCAAAAATCTCAAGCT GCCAGGCAACACAGAAAGTTTGCTGTGGAGGAAGGTGATCATCTCACTATGCTTAATGTTTATGAAGCCTTTGTCAAA cacagcaaaagtTCTCAGTGGTGTCAGGAACACTTTCTGAACTACAAAGGACTTGTTAGAGCTTCTGTTGTAAGAGAGCAGCTCAAAAAGCTTCTTGTACGCTTTAAAGTGCCAAAGAAGTCCAGTGAAG gtGATCCAGATCCTGTTCTAAGATGCATAGTTTCTGGATTCTTTGCTAACGCAGCTAAATTCCACTCTACTGGAGCTTACAG GACTATCCGTGATGACCATGAACTTCATATCCACCCTACTTCAGTACTGTATGCAGAGAAACCTCCACGCTG GGTAGTATACAACGAAGTCATACAGACAGCCAAGTACTACATGAGAGATGTAACTGCCATCGAATCTGCATGGCTCGTGGAGCTGGCACCTCATTTTTACCAGCAAGGAACG